In Siniperca chuatsi isolate FFG_IHB_CAS linkage group LG24, ASM2008510v1, whole genome shotgun sequence, the DNA window GTGCCCAGAGACAAATAAATAGTTGAGAACAACCAGGGTGGCAGCACACTGCCTGCAGCGGACTGTGCCTTCTGGCATGGCGTCTCATTTCCATTCCGGTTTTGAACCTTGCAGTACAACCCTGATGAGGGCAAGGATGCCGAGGAGCGAGTCTGTGTCTTTCAACATGgtgctgaaaatgtttaaaactccACAAAACCCTCATGCAAACACTACATCTGCTGTTTCCGACATGGAACGCCAGTTCTAAAGGTTTGACCTCACCATAGTGATCTTCGAGAGCATGGTATAGGAGTGATACACGGTTTTTTGACAGGTCTGTAAACCAAGCGCAACCATCCACAGGACAGCAAACTTTCTCTTGTGGCTCCACATTTTTCTCTTCAACAACTTTCCCATCTTGTTTTGTGGCTGTCTTCAGGACCTGCAGAGATTCAGTCTCCTTCATACTACCTTCAGTGGAACGGCCAAACTCTTTGTCTACCTGAGCCGATGTTGCAGAGGAATCCATCTCTATATCTTGGTTTTCTTGCAACCTGGGATTCTCAGCTTCATAACTTGTTCTTTCTTGAGAGATCTCCTGCTGTGTAAGTGGCTGCTTAGCTTTCGAGTTTAAGTTGTCGTTTTTCAGTTCATCAAGCTCTCTCTTTTTGCCAATATGCCCATTTACCTTATGAACAGGCGTTTTACTATTAAGGTGCTTTGacgtgttttctttctttccttgtaaaGATGGACCATCCACTGGCTTGTCATTGGATCTTAACTTTCTGGATGCGGATGGGGTTGAATCTGGAAGGCTTATTGATTTAGGACAAACAGCAGattttctctgtctcccacTACTACGGCGCCCAGAAGACATGTTTGTGGACTTAGCTTTGGCAGAGGTCTTAGGTGTGGAGATATCTTTGGTCTCAGAGTCCCAGTTTTCTTGGGCGTTGTTACCAGCTGACTCTTTGCTCCTCTTCAGCTTCTCAATATGATCAGACAGGTGCATCATGGCCAAGAGGTCATCTTTGAACATCGTCCCACAGAACATGCATTCGTCTTTACGATAATGGAACATGGCATGTGCTACGACACGACTTCCCTTAAAGACCTTGCTACAGAAGGTACAACAGTACTCCAACTTGGATTCCTCTGTTTCCGGTGGTGTTTCCATCGGTTCACTGTTCTCAGGTGATTCTGGAGTAATATCCTGACTTCCCGCTTTCTTCCCTTGCACATCAGTAACTGCAGAGGCCCCCAGTTCTGGTACAGAGCAGCTGGAGGTAGTACGTGATTTGGAGGCACTGTGCTCTGGAGCTGGCTGTTTGTGATGCTCCAGATCTCGAGCAAGTGCCTCAGGTGCAAGTTCAGTAACCACTTCCGTTACTAATGTCAGAGCAGATATGTCATTTATACCGTCCTGATCCGTAGGTGTATAAGTAACCTCTGTTTTACTTAGAGTGACCATTGTTCCTCCAGTGTCATTGTGTCCATTTTCACAAGGCACATGTCGCTTTGAGAGTTTGGGTGAAACGTCGGTGACATCTACCTCGGAAACTTGTTTCCCATCTCTAAGAACAACATCTTGAGACTGTGAGGGCATGGGATCAGCAGCTCCATTGATTGAAATGTTGGCCGTATTGGAGACTGGAGGGATTTCATCAGTATCTACCATCTGATTGTTGTCTACAGTTGAGGTCTGCGAAACCTCTGCTGAAGTTGTGGTTTTTGAAGTGTCTTTTACAGTTTGAGCTTTAGAGACCTTATCTAAACCTGGGGATTGAGCCGCTTTAGGGGTTTGTGAAGCAATAGTGACTTTCATCTCAACAGCAGACTCTTCACAGAGCTCTCTTGCCGAAGCTATGGTTTGAGCTTGCAGAACCTTATCTAACATTGGGGCTTCTGTCACTTCAGTAGCTGCTGAGGTCTGTGACGCATTGTTAGCTTTCATCTCAGCAGCAGGCTTTTCAGGGAGCTCTCTTGTTGATGTGAGGGTTTGCGAGACTTTTCCTGTGCTTTGAGCTTCAAGAACTTTTTCTACAATTGGGGATTCTGTCACTTCAGCTGCTGTTGGTGTCAGAGAGGCAATTCCACCTTTCATCTCAGCAGCAGGCTTTTCACAGAGCTCTCTATGTGGATCTTTTGGAGGACTTACTTGCACTGAGGAGCGTGTGATTGTTGATACTGAGCCTTGAATATTCGACCCATTTCCTTTCCCTTTCTGCCGCCGAGCATAACAGTGCAACTGTTGTACAAACATAGTTGCATCCCGCGCTCTAAGAATCACCTCTTTGCGATGTACAGTCTTCACAGGTTGTGATGTGGCAGGAAGCTTCACTGTAGGTTTGTAAAGAAGCACTTGAGGGaaccctctctgtctgttgcaAGTGTCCTCAATAAACGTACCCATCAGTTCATTGTCTGGTAGGGAGAGCTCAAGAATTACTTGTGGAGGGTTCAAAGAAAATCCTTTCTGGTGCTTGCTGTTGTTTTCCCTTGCCATTAAATGAGAGTTTACTGAAggtttgtgttttgcattgttcTTGATCTGATCAGTTTCAGACCTCTTTACGACAGAGGATCGATGGTGCTGTTGATGTTTCAACCCATGCTTTTTGATCTTCGgagaaacattattttcttcaagAGTTCCTGAGTCTTCCAGAAGCCACTTGGGTCTCCTAATCCTCCGTTTTGGTGGGTTCTTCTCGGAGAGTCGTGTAGTGCGTCTAAGTTCTCCATACCCAACGGCTAAATTGTCCTGTAGTCTGTCTAGCTGCCAAAATGAACGCCTCAAAGGTTCAGATGATGCGTCCTTGCCTTTCTTCTTTACAGTGTTGTCAACATTTAGCCGTGTTTTGCCAGGGCCCACCTTTAATCTTTTGGATGCAGTGTCAGTATCCTCTTTATGATGTCTGTCCTTTTTATGGTGCCGCTTCTTAACTGCAGCCTGAAGTGACCCTTTACTTTCTTTTTGACATACTGATGTGCTTGATTGGAGAGCAGGTTCTTTGGTGCAATAGTTAAGGATCCATCTGTCCTCCATGATTTCTTCGAGGGCAGCGCTAACCACCTTCTCACTCATCAGCTTCAAACAGTTGGTCCGCAAAGCAATGAGGTTCCAAAACTCTGGGTCAAAATACAGGTCCTTCTTCAAGATCTGAggagagatagaaagaaaatgttgtggTACTACAACATGGAAAAACAGCAAGCAACAATGTCATGTACCAATTCTGTAATGCTCATGTGGACTGACTGAGAATCCTAAACTattcttctctctgtcatgATTTGTTAAAAAGGTTCTCTACCTGTAGGGTTTCGAAGCGAACATGATTTCTGATGGGGCTGTACTCCACATGGTACTCCTGATCAGGATGCATGTAAAGAAGGTACACCATCTTGTAGGCCTCAACAGTGCGTTCCAAGAAGAAGACAAGAAGAGCACATGCCCGGCAAACCTCCAGGTCATTGGGTAGCAGGCCAGCAATGGTTTTGTAGATTAGGGACTTGGTGATGACATCACAGGGAAGGCAAGACTCCAGGGCATTAGCACAAAGCTCCACGCAGAACTGGATACCATCTTCACCCAGCTAGTGAGATACAGACTTGctaaatattcaattcaatacacaTAGAAATTGACAAATCTTAACAAATCtactcaaatttaaaaaaatacgaTCTTCTAAAAATACACTGCAGTTTGAATTTCTCACTTCTTGCAGTATGGCTCTGATGAATGGGAAGATCGAGTTGACATTGGTGGCAGACAGCATCAGTTGATGACTCTCCTCAAGTAGAGCTTGCTTGGATGTATTCAACCGACTATGAAGTTTACTCCATACGAAGACAAGGTCACTGCAAAGAACagagttaaaaatgtttttttaatgcttcCTTTAATGGGgagtaaataaatgtataacttGGCTGCAACGATTTTTGTAGAAATTAGGAACGTCATTAGGCCTCAGTTGGTGTTATAAACTGACTATATTAGCATCACATTTAAGTTTACTTACCACAAGTAGTACATGTCTCCCCTGCGGAGCTGCTGGGAGAGGAAGGCTCTGCTGAGGGCTAGTAGCAACTCATCCTTTTCCTCACACTCCAAACTACAGATGATGTGAATTGCATCTTTACCATTAAGGTCAGCCACCTGAAAAACAAAGGACAATGAAAAAATCTGTTTAGCCCAATAGATAGTTCTCCACAACACAATAGGTATAAATATAGTTGTGTTGTAACTAAGTAACTGTGTAAAACAGACTGAAGCAAAAATTCTCACCATTTAACTGAAAGACAGTCTTGAGCATACAACACCCACCTCTTTGTGTAGGCTGTCATGCTGTGAAGTTTTTGAAAGCCACGTGAGGTAGACCTGGAGGAAGAACAAGTGTTGTCCTGCTGTGGGATGCCAAGCACAACACTTAGCCAGGGCCATAGCCTCACTGACCCGCTCACAAGATAAGAGGTAGTGCACCCGAAGCTCAAAGAACACCGGCAGCTCAGAACTGATGCACCCATCCACTGAGGAATAGTCAAGCCAGAAGAGAGATACACATGGTTTTAGTTTACTTACTGTTAATGCTTCAGAGATTAGCAGGAATCACAAGGCACAATCAttgagaacattttttttaaagcaaaggtATTCAGATAAACTACATTAACAATTCATAATGTGCTTTGGAGGAGCAGGAATCCAATTCAGCTACATATTGGAAACTTTTTGGTTTATGCCTCAACATGAGACATAAAAGATTTTACCTCAAGATTTTACATaggaaattatatattttctaGATAAGTACTGGACACTATGCTGAACAAATTTGAACACTAACTTTTCAATAATATTTACTGTGCCAACAGGCAACAATAACTGGAGTTTTATTTACCAAAACATGGTAAAATGCAAAGCATAGAGTGGTGGCTAACAGACTCACCTTCGCAGGGAGCTTTCATGAAAAGTGTGAGATAAATTGATTCAGGTATTAATGTACACAAAGAGAGACAACTCTGAGGCAACAACTAATTTACTGTAGTCAGTAGCTAGAGAGGTAATGACATCAGTGTTGGGCATACTACCCATGTTACCTACCTTCACTCTGAGGTAAACTGGACTCACTGAGGATTGCCTGTAAGGTTGGGCTGGCCCAAGGCCCGTCACCCTGAACCAAACGCTCCACCTGAAGTAAATGAACATTCTGATGCTTCGAAAGGGCCAAAAGACATTCCTGAAAGAGCATGAGGACATAAATAGTGTCTTAAAGTGCTAGTATTCCAATGAATATATCAAGAGCCCATCATCCtgtatttgaataattttcCTTAACAAttttaaatcaacttttttGAGAGGTATAGCACACAATAAACAACTATAAAATTAAGCCATAAAACTTATGTttctaattaattattttaaaaacatctatACATCATTCTGTAGGAAAGATAATCCGCACTTCATTCTCACCTGGAATGTAACAGTAAAGTGTTTCAGGGGCTCCTGATGGAAGTCCTTCTGGTCAAAGAACAGCAGCAACTCAAAAACACTCCTGTGAACAGATCAAAATTGTTTAGCTTCCATCTACAAATTCACACTTTAAACAGCTTAAACCTACTTTATAACTTTAAATCTGAGTAGcacagaaattaaattatttgtgtGGATGTACTGATTGTAATAAAGAGCCAGAGGAATGCATTTAATTGGGAAACTGAGGGAAGCCCTGGGGCAGATGGGACGGAGTAGGGTCAACAGCTGGCAGCATGCcagggtttttcctggctcACAAATTTAGTTGCATGAGCCAAGGAACACAATCAACTTTCAATTCCATAAACGCTGCCACCAACTGTCCCCAAATATACAAGACTACTTCAGAGGGGGtcaacaaatatataaaaataagttttatttattgtatatgtGAACATTCTTATTGTTTTCTGTACGaaattgatttttaaagttttttccTGGGGGTGtgtgatgttttgtgtgtgctttttcaAGTGTACATTGTTCAAGGTCAGTTCCCTAAGGGCCGATAAAGGGTTGCGTTCATTCATTTACAATGTGAAACTTGGACAGTGaatcaaaactgaacaaagcaggaaccaaaacaacaaacactgcaCTAAAAAGGTACATCCAGTCTTTCTTTCTTAATGAAATCTAAATGTGAGATGCTTCTGCATAAATTtaagtatttcacaaaaaatggATTTCTTGTTGTTCAGaacaacaaatttaaataatgcCCCATGTCACAGTCCTACTGCCAACTAGCTTTTGGTTATAACTGATGTACTGGTTAACTAACTTTAGCTAGCATGAGTGATGAGTAAGACAGGTAAAAAAACATATTCGAGTAAAATAAGCAGGTGTATCACATTTATGGAGAACACATTATGCgtgttaaaaaataaacctgACAATCTTTAATGGTGAAACTGTTTCAAAACTTTTAAGGTGAACTACACTTAAGCTCTCACAGACATCACTGAACTGGCATGAAGATGAACCAAGGGCTAGTGGCAGCTGTATGTGGCCTCTAGCATTCAGAGTTGCATAGATGCAGCCACAGTAATTGTGGTTTGCAAGAAATTATATCGCCTTAAACATCTCAACTTTGCTCTCAAACAAGGTGTTACTGGGTTTGCTCTGGACATTAAAAGTGATGAGATTCAGAGATGGTAGCAGGAGGAGTTGAGATATGAAAGACAGTAGCACATTGTGCTGCTATCGCCTATGGCAAATTCAGCTATTTGTCTTTACAGGTGTATTCTTATCACAAATTACATGATCATGTCTGGCAGTGCAAGTTTATGAAACAATAATTGATGTGACTGAAAACCACATGTTGCTTGCACCTGACTTCTAAACTGAGTGGGCGTGACTGCAACAGCACTGCTGCCGTACTACTTGGAATACTATTTAGCAAACACAAGTAGAGTAAGAGATCATCTTTTTGGAAACAGTTCTAAATCACAGCACTTAAGTGTAATTgcttccattttatttatttatcattgtgTTAAAGCCGTAAGTAAAATCTGTGGCAGATACGCAAGTCtacaaagactgaaagcaaCCTCTTTAGGAACGTCTATGTACTTACAAGGCCAGACTACTGAGTGTGTGGAGAACATGATCACAGTTTGATGTGAAGAAGGTGGAGGCTCGAGTGAAGTAGCAGAGAGCTATCTCAAGGATCCTGAGCTGAGGCAGCGGCACCTGCCAGTGAGAGGCATACGCCTCCACCAGCTGCACGGAGAAAAGGCAAAATCACAAGGAGAATTAACAGTTTATCATTTAAGTTTAAACCTGTGGCAAACATTTAGTCTGGAGCAGTTGTCTGCAGCTTTCCCCTAAGACACACGTTTATTGCAGTACACAATGAAAAACTACGTAAGTAAGGGACCCGCATGCAACCAAAATGTGGCACTTGGTGCTGCTTTACACAATACATACAGCTGAGCTGTCAAATGCCTAAAAGCTGCGTGCCAATATTGCCCTCTAATGGTGGAGATCCAAGACTCCAACACTCTTGTGCACCACTGGAATCCTGCGAATGTTAACTGTCAACAATGATGTTCTCAGGCCTTTGTCCAATCAGTACAACTAGTTCCCTACTAAATTGAACTTCAGCAAGTTATGAAGCATCACAACTTCAGTTTGGCAGTTTATTTGATTCAAAATCAAACCCTGAATTAAAATGCCAATAGCAAAATAAGAATTAATATCTTGGATTTGTCAACAGCAGAACAGACTATTACTACTATGTTAGTAATTAGGCTAGAACCTTGTTTATGACTCTCTTCTGTTACCGTCGAAGATTTACCATGAATCCTCAACAAATGACATATTAAATGCACTTTTCCATGAGATTTACTGACTGGTTTTATTCTTCTAACGTTATAGCATTATGAAAAGTTCAGGGCATGAGGACATCTTGTGATACTAGAAATACATAATCTATTACTGAAAGTGACAGTACATCTACATGTCCTGTTGCTGTTGGGAATTGAGACAGGTGATTAAGCCATATTCGAAGTTGGATTTTATGACAAATGCTTGATAATGCTGGCTACTAATGGCATGCCAACCTT includes these proteins:
- the LOC122872425 gene encoding uncharacterized protein LOC122872425 — its product is MAEEGSVSELEGLEKQLQSLLNRFSSDELRADSKPFCSDFCKLVEAYASHWQVPLPQLRILEIALCYFTRASTFFTSNCDHVLHTLSSLALSVFELLLFFDQKDFHQEPLKHFTVTFQECLLALSKHQNVHLLQVERLVQGDGPWASPTLQAILSESSLPQSEVDGCISSELPVFFELRVHYLLSCERVSEAMALAKCCAWHPTAGQHLFFLQVYLTWLSKTSQHDSLHKEVADLNGKDAIHIICSLECEEKDELLLALSRAFLSQQLRRGDMYYLCDLVFVWSKLHSRLNTSKQALLEESHQLMLSATNVNSIFPFIRAILQELGEDGIQFCVELCANALESCLPCDVITKSLIYKTIAGLLPNDLEVCRACALLVFFLERTVEAYKMVYLLYMHPDQEYHVEYSPIRNHVRFETLQILKKDLYFDPEFWNLIALRTNCLKLMSEKVVSAALEEIMEDRWILNYCTKEPALQSSTSVCQKESKGSLQAAVKKRHHKKDRHHKEDTDTASKRLKVGPGKTRLNVDNTVKKKGKDASSEPLRRSFWQLDRLQDNLAVGYGELRRTTRLSEKNPPKRRIRRPKWLLEDSGTLEENNVSPKIKKHGLKHQQHHRSSVVKRSETDQIKNNAKHKPSVNSHLMARENNSKHQKGFSLNPPQVILELSLPDNELMGTFIEDTCNRQRGFPQVLLYKPTVKLPATSQPVKTVHRKEVILRARDATMFVQQLHCYARRQKGKGNGSNIQGSVSTITRSSVQVSPPKDPHRELCEKPAAEMKGGIASLTPTAAEVTESPIVEKVLEAQSTGKVSQTLTSTRELPEKPAAEMKANNASQTSAATEVTEAPMLDKVLQAQTIASARELCEESAVEMKVTIASQTPKAAQSPGLDKVSKAQTVKDTSKTTTSAEVSQTSTVDNNQMVDTDEIPPVSNTANISINGAADPMPSQSQDVVLRDGKQVSEVDVTDVSPKLSKRHVPCENGHNDTGGTMVTLSKTEVTYTPTDQDGINDISALTLVTEVVTELAPEALARDLEHHKQPAPEHSASKSRTTSSCSVPELGASAVTDVQGKKAGSQDITPESPENSEPMETPPETEESKLEYCCTFCSKVFKGSRVVAHAMFHYRKDECMFCGTMFKDDLLAMMHLSDHIEKLKRSKESAGNNAQENWDSETKDISTPKTSAKAKSTNMSSGRRSSGRQRKSAVCPKSISLPDSTPSASRKLRSNDKPVDGPSLQGKKENTSKHLNSKTPVHKVNGHIGKKRELDELKNDNLNSKAKQPLTQQEISQERTSYEAENPRLQENQDIEMDSSATSAQVDKEFGRSTEGSMKETESLQVLKTATKQDGKVVEEKNVEPQEKVCCPVDGCAWFTDLSKNRVSLLYHALEDHYGEVKPLELAFHVGNSRCSVCMRVLWSFKHFQHHVERHRLAPRHPCPHQGCTARFKTGMEMRRHARRHSPLQAVCCHPGCSQLFICLWALNLHEREHYASKPSKPDKNTNEQTGDKHNNTPVGKKQLDHEPQDETATTTVNKTVSVKAARKSREQATCNSSTGKHVKAPPPTTEEHRASLLKQELKESSETKDSHVLKNLSNKDASAQPTVPNLRIRQMLRKVKVTNTTLAAPKTHKVISSSLLKHNIKVRHKLKKKQVKVNTKGLKRGRPPKSKEAVYDENTTGQNNETVKEKAPLQKDQKSPAQLASPSKAAETSNVNELKEGKSRQVQDAVKTTETSKTKSKKSISKQFQKNHVKQKGVSHNTAMVTDNSLNQSITTTSADKTQKLTTDKMKKLHKAKKRSAPTENGSQTASSDSSKSKKHKVTNSKADTEIVKKTFPLKEPQSASKKPAKSKSVVPQVEAKAAAVEGSADEEGKAKAENTDSTQNSSGNSVSAVPANSLNRITAPPITSGEKTQKVTTEEKLKKSLIVKKEGKKNNAASSDSGKKNKKHKDINKKGDKKTVKERRPCKDASKTALKKTAKSKSVDKQVEAKAAAESSPDVEGKAKEETSGATLDTSGSSIPSSLNEITSPPTATEENTQKVTKKVKSKKSHVTKNSDPDKANKRKDIYKGDEKTVKKKCKDQGGPSACKKRAKSKTEVQPLTEVKAEVVESSVVEEGKTLAETPQSTIRRPGYSVIMNGQPAREDVKSTVCKDTLAEYGKRPYMRLPPTAYLDEKYITMPKRRKEMSVFPSFQRSPPLQQAKVTTALQRQRCANCFATFNSAEDLQSHLQLHKCSNLFGFDSDDEGNS